The proteins below come from a single Gimesia alba genomic window:
- a CDS encoding PSD1 and planctomycete cytochrome C domain-containing protein, with amino-acid sequence MRARSSQLVRKLSLLICCGLIIAIQSGSGLFSAEEAKITPQEQFFLQKIRPLLEQKCLGCHGKTPDDIKGEYIMLNREALIKGGESGEPAIIVGKPEQSAFWNAVTWKDENIQMPPQERNRLNAAEIADLKQWITDGAVWSDRKQIPQDSPAAANTEIVMSTSGGQSPTWTGRTYQPEDIWAYQPIQRPAVPWNALATKQPGERHPIDAFIQQKLQQKQLVSSKPADRKTLLRRATYDLTGLPPTAKQVKEFTSSDENTAWSSFIKRLLQTPQYGEQMAQMWIDVVRYADTSGFANDYERPNAWRYRDYLVRSFNADKPYDRFIIEQLAGDELAPEDPEMLFATGFLRSGPWEHTGMSVAAVTRQLFLDDITQSVGVSFLAHSFRCAKCHDHKFDPVPTRDYYRIQAVFAPVQFADRKVPYQSYENISGFAEMKVRTEKLIAETRAEQEKFKQKTNAAIQAWLKKEGFKNLKEVAADKRPPLRWFGLTELEKSKLKINNKRIDYFERELKRYEPYAFSVYNGPSNNYRSTKAVNLIPGPKKRQGEIEQTFILAGGAITAPTEKVTPGVLSAVAGSNNVKEPNAWNTIPHSREGRRLALARWIASSNNTLTARVIVNRIWQMHFGTGLVATPNNFGQKGAKPSHPELLDWLATWFMDHGWSIKKLHHLIMTSNTYQQSSHPVDSEQAQAKDPSNQCLSHFPTRRMTAEQIRDSLLFITNELNPEMGGPGVFPEINWEVALQPRHIMGSVAPAYQPMPRPEQRNRRTLYAFRYRTLSDPMLEVFNRPGSESSCERRDETTVTPQAFALFNGQFTHDRAIALAHKIKQETKSNPEAIRRIFQAIVLRTPEPAELTVTLKHVKDMQNYHLAHPPQKVPLPREVKREMIEELTGESFAWTEKLDLTDNYVQDLKPWDVDAETRALAELCLVLMNSNEFIYLR; translated from the coding sequence ATGCGCGCTCGTTCTTCCCAACTGGTTCGAAAGCTCTCTCTCCTGATCTGCTGCGGCTTGATCATCGCGATTCAATCCGGTTCCGGACTGTTCTCCGCTGAAGAAGCCAAAATCACTCCACAGGAGCAATTCTTCCTCCAGAAAATTCGCCCGCTGCTCGAACAAAAATGCCTCGGCTGTCACGGTAAAACGCCAGACGACATCAAAGGCGAATACATCATGCTGAACCGTGAAGCCCTGATCAAAGGGGGCGAATCGGGAGAGCCTGCCATCATCGTAGGGAAACCCGAACAGAGCGCGTTCTGGAATGCCGTCACCTGGAAAGACGAAAACATTCAGATGCCGCCCCAGGAACGCAACCGATTGAACGCCGCCGAAATTGCCGACTTGAAGCAGTGGATCACCGACGGCGCCGTCTGGTCCGATCGGAAACAGATTCCTCAAGATTCTCCAGCCGCTGCTAACACCGAAATCGTGATGTCCACTTCAGGCGGCCAGAGCCCGACCTGGACGGGCCGCACCTATCAGCCCGAAGATATCTGGGCCTATCAACCCATCCAGCGCCCGGCGGTTCCCTGGAATGCACTTGCGACCAAGCAACCCGGCGAGCGGCATCCGATCGACGCCTTCATTCAACAAAAGCTCCAGCAGAAACAACTCGTCTCGTCAAAACCGGCCGACCGCAAAACTCTGCTGCGTCGGGCGACCTACGATCTAACCGGACTTCCGCCAACGGCTAAGCAGGTCAAAGAATTCACATCCTCGGACGAGAATACGGCCTGGTCATCATTCATCAAACGCCTGCTGCAAACGCCGCAATACGGTGAGCAGATGGCGCAAATGTGGATCGACGTCGTGCGCTACGCCGACACCAGCGGTTTCGCGAACGATTACGAACGCCCCAACGCCTGGCGCTACCGCGATTACCTCGTCCGCAGTTTCAACGCCGATAAACCATACGATCGCTTCATCATCGAACAACTGGCGGGCGATGAACTGGCCCCGGAAGATCCGGAAATGCTATTCGCCACCGGCTTTCTGCGCAGCGGCCCCTGGGAACATACGGGCATGAGCGTCGCCGCCGTCACTCGTCAGCTCTTTCTGGACGACATCACCCAGAGTGTCGGCGTCAGCTTCCTGGCACACAGTTTTCGTTGTGCGAAATGCCACGATCACAAATTCGATCCCGTCCCCACCCGCGATTACTACCGCATTCAAGCCGTCTTCGCTCCGGTCCAGTTTGCTGACCGCAAAGTCCCCTATCAGTCGTATGAAAATATTTCCGGCTTCGCGGAAATGAAGGTCCGCACGGAAAAATTAATCGCAGAAACCCGCGCCGAACAAGAGAAATTCAAACAGAAAACCAACGCCGCCATCCAAGCCTGGCTCAAAAAAGAAGGCTTTAAAAACCTGAAAGAAGTCGCCGCCGACAAACGGCCGCCACTGCGCTGGTTTGGCTTAACCGAACTGGAAAAAAGCAAACTCAAAATCAATAACAAACGCATCGACTATTTCGAGCGGGAACTCAAACGCTACGAACCGTACGCCTTCAGTGTGTATAACGGCCCCTCCAATAATTATCGCTCGACAAAAGCCGTCAATCTTATCCCGGGTCCAAAGAAACGACAGGGAGAAATTGAACAGACCTTCATCCTCGCCGGCGGTGCCATCACCGCACCCACAGAAAAAGTCACGCCGGGCGTGCTGAGTGCCGTCGCAGGTTCGAATAATGTCAAAGAACCCAATGCCTGGAATACAATTCCCCACTCCCGGGAAGGCCGCCGTCTGGCACTGGCCCGCTGGATCGCCAGTTCGAATAATACGCTGACCGCACGCGTGATCGTGAATCGCATCTGGCAGATGCATTTCGGCACCGGACTGGTCGCCACGCCGAATAACTTCGGTCAAAAAGGAGCCAAGCCATCGCACCCCGAACTGCTGGACTGGCTCGCGACCTGGTTTATGGATCATGGATGGTCAATCAAAAAGCTGCACCATCTGATCATGACGTCCAATACCTATCAGCAGAGCAGTCATCCCGTCGACTCGGAACAGGCCCAGGCAAAAGATCCGAGCAATCAATGTCTGTCGCACTTCCCGACCCGCCGCATGACCGCCGAGCAAATCCGCGATTCCCTGCTCTTTATCACAAACGAACTCAATCCGGAAATGGGAGGCCCCGGCGTCTTTCCCGAAATCAACTGGGAAGTCGCTCTGCAACCCCGGCACATTATGGGTTCGGTCGCCCCCGCTTATCAGCCAATGCCGCGCCCCGAGCAACGCAATCGGCGTACTCTCTACGCGTTCCGTTATCGCACGCTCTCCGACCCGATGCTCGAAGTTTTCAATCGACCGGGAAGCGAGTCATCCTGTGAACGCCGCGATGAAACGACGGTCACTCCACAAGCGTTTGCTCTGTTCAACGGACAATTCACCCACGACCGCGCGATTGCTTTGGCGCATAAGATAAAGCAGGAAACAAAATCAAATCCGGAAGCCATCCGACGAATCTTCCAGGCGATCGTGCTGCGAACTCCGGAACCGGCCGAGTTAACCGTCACGCTCAAGCACGTCAAAGATATGCAGAACTATCACCTGGCGCATCCGCCACAAAAAGTCCCACTGCCCCGTGAAGTCAAACGGGAAATGATCGAAGAATTAACGGGCGAGTCATTTGCCTGGACCGAAAAACTGGATCTGACAGACAACTACGTTCAGGATTTAAAACCCTGGGACGTCGATGCCGAAACCCGCGCCCTGGCGGAACTCTGTCTTGTTCTGATGAATTCCAACGAATTTATTTATTTGCGATAA
- a CDS encoding 3-keto-disaccharide hydrolase: MRMGAKKLLLSLCVLAVLPVLNQADVFGQKKQLKRAGAISDGAIVKKSPEDILHPGYTSLFNGKDFSGWVVPEGDNGHWKVVDGVIDYDAQSEAKGDKNLWTEKEYGDFILSLEWRIKETTGLYNVPIVLADGSELKDANGKVITVELPNADSGIYLRGTPKAQVNIWCWPLGSGEVYSYRRNQSVSPEVRAGVTPKVNADKPVGEWNKFIIIMVKDRLTVILNNKMVLENAQLPDVPEKGPIAFQHHGGKRKDGTFSPASSLMQFRNVYIKELE, from the coding sequence ATGAGAATGGGGGCTAAGAAATTATTACTGAGTCTGTGCGTGCTCGCTGTATTACCAGTATTGAATCAGGCCGATGTCTTTGGACAAAAGAAACAACTGAAGCGTGCCGGTGCGATTTCTGATGGGGCGATTGTCAAAAAATCACCAGAGGACATTTTGCATCCAGGTTATACATCCCTGTTTAACGGTAAAGATTTTTCCGGCTGGGTTGTTCCCGAAGGGGATAACGGGCACTGGAAAGTCGTCGATGGTGTGATCGACTATGATGCACAGAGCGAAGCCAAAGGGGATAAAAATCTCTGGACGGAAAAAGAGTATGGCGATTTTATCCTGAGTCTGGAATGGCGGATCAAAGAGACCACCGGTTTGTACAACGTGCCGATCGTATTGGCCGATGGTTCGGAACTAAAAGATGCGAATGGAAAAGTCATTACCGTGGAATTGCCTAACGCCGATTCCGGTATTTATCTGCGGGGTACACCGAAGGCCCAGGTCAATATCTGGTGCTGGCCTCTTGGTTCCGGCGAAGTTTACTCGTATCGCCGCAATCAAAGTGTCTCTCCTGAAGTCCGTGCCGGTGTGACGCCGAAAGTGAACGCTGACAAACCTGTGGGCGAGTGGAATAAATTTATCATCATCATGGTGAAAGATCGTTTAACGGTCATTCTGAACAACAAGATGGTACTCGAAAATGCGCAACTGCCTGACGTGCCTGAGAAGGGACCGATCGCATTTCAGCATCATGGCGGTAAGAGGAAAGATGGAACCTTCAGCCCAGCCAGCAGTTTAATGCAGTTTCGTAATGTTTATATCAAAGAACTTGAATAG
- a CDS encoding PVC-type heme-binding CxxCH protein translates to MKPTSGALYLLFLAMGFCLFTNGSLYAQKKDPFREFIRPTEPLSPEDALKAFTLPDGFEIQLVAAEPTIQKPLNMAFDIKGRLWITDSSEYPYPVKPGTKGKDTIKILEDTTGDGRADKITTFAEGLNIPIGLYPYKNGVIAFSIPDISFYEDTDGDDKADKVTKLFGPMGFERDTHGMNNSFRRGFDGWLYANHGFNNQTSVSGSDGHKIEMHSGNTYRMRLDGSRIEHFTHGQVNPFGSTFDEKGNLFTADCHSKPIYQILRGGYYPSFGKPDDGLGFVKPMMDHLHGSTAIAGVEVISGEQFPDEYQGNFFSGNVMTCRINRNSPVYHGSTIVAKEEPDFLSTTDPWFRPVDVRLGPDGALYVADFYNKIIGHYEVPLDHPGRDRHSGRIWRIVRKDKDHKHTDYSKLKIPQLIELLGSANLTTRMLVTDYLSDQKGEAAIAPLQHAVVEAKQPSIVVHALWILFRMGALSDDLISQAVSSPSELVRIHAAKILAEQASWNEQNRLQMVRALEDENAFVQRAAAEALGLHPQLANIQPLFALRQKVPAEDHHLEYVVRRALMLQIRDSQVFKQLDWSTLSSSQRRELAQLSLAVPTEQAALYLIQYLKSDQVDQGELPGYFRHIVRYLPAEKVPELILLARTKLASNIDLQVEIIKAVLQGYRQKGLSIDDSLSDWAVVLTGELFKAIDKQPLQWVNYSLNENTNVNPWAVQQRASADGDKASPFFCSLPAGERSTGRLVSQTFTIPAQLEFFIAGHVGFPKQPNNGLNYVQLKRSTDQSVIKQVTAPRNDLAQKISWDLKDVAGEQGYLEIVDSDTGRAYAWMAVGRFQPAVVEVPRIGLQQQAQRISAAAELARDFRIGAAREPLAVLLSAERLDPRARNHLALALMMLDGTDAFLPLFPLPTSREAVSGQFQSAVIDAVIKQDTDQVDALLKQAFKTYPSRLQTQLAETLSRQPQGAEQLVAYAEQGIVSPQLLTEPGIQNQLQQATDPKFKKRLQKLISALPPREKKTQENIATHLKSHPSFKISLENGKTVFEKNCAVCHQLAGKGAVVGPQLDGIGNRGLERLLEDVLDPNRSVDINFRTTTILTDEGRLFSGLKRREEGAVLVFVDNKGKEFTISKDEIDEQKQSPLSLMPANLLEILSPQQLHDLLAYLLQSTKKTTAGH, encoded by the coding sequence ATGAAACCAACATCCGGTGCGCTCTACCTGTTGTTCCTGGCGATGGGCTTTTGTCTGTTTACGAATGGCTCGCTTTATGCACAAAAAAAAGATCCATTTCGGGAATTCATTCGCCCTACCGAACCGCTTTCACCAGAAGATGCTTTGAAGGCATTCACGTTGCCTGATGGTTTTGAAATTCAACTGGTGGCTGCGGAACCCACAATTCAAAAACCGTTGAACATGGCGTTTGACATTAAAGGCCGCCTCTGGATTACCGATTCCAGCGAATACCCTTATCCCGTTAAGCCGGGAACCAAGGGAAAGGATACGATCAAGATTCTTGAAGATACCACCGGCGATGGACGGGCCGACAAAATTACCACGTTTGCGGAAGGCCTGAATATTCCGATCGGCCTGTATCCGTACAAAAACGGTGTGATCGCTTTCAGCATTCCTGATATATCGTTTTACGAAGATACGGATGGCGATGACAAAGCAGACAAGGTAACGAAGCTGTTTGGCCCGATGGGTTTCGAGCGTGATACACACGGGATGAACAATTCGTTTCGGCGCGGATTCGATGGCTGGCTCTATGCGAATCATGGATTTAATAATCAGACCAGTGTGAGTGGCAGCGATGGTCACAAGATCGAAATGCATTCCGGGAACACGTATCGGATGCGGCTCGATGGCTCGCGGATCGAACATTTCACACACGGACAGGTCAACCCATTCGGTTCAACCTTCGATGAAAAAGGGAATCTGTTTACTGCGGACTGTCACTCCAAACCCATTTATCAGATCTTGCGCGGCGGTTACTATCCGAGTTTCGGCAAGCCTGACGACGGCCTGGGATTTGTCAAACCGATGATGGACCACCTGCATGGTTCGACGGCGATTGCTGGCGTGGAAGTGATTTCCGGCGAACAGTTCCCGGATGAATATCAGGGCAATTTCTTTAGCGGCAACGTGATGACCTGTCGCATCAATCGCAATTCGCCCGTGTATCATGGCTCGACGATTGTTGCCAAAGAAGAGCCCGATTTTCTTTCGACGACCGATCCCTGGTTTCGGCCCGTCGATGTGCGGCTCGGTCCGGACGGCGCACTGTATGTGGCTGACTTCTACAACAAAATTATTGGACACTATGAAGTTCCCCTCGATCATCCGGGACGTGACCGTCATAGCGGCCGCATCTGGCGAATTGTGCGGAAAGACAAAGATCATAAGCACACCGATTATTCGAAACTGAAAATCCCTCAATTAATTGAGTTACTGGGGTCTGCGAATTTGACGACGCGGATGCTGGTGACCGATTATCTCTCGGATCAAAAAGGGGAAGCAGCGATTGCTCCGTTGCAGCACGCCGTTGTCGAAGCGAAACAGCCTTCAATCGTTGTGCATGCGTTGTGGATCTTGTTCAGAATGGGGGCGTTGTCGGATGATTTGATTTCGCAAGCTGTTTCAAGTCCCTCCGAACTGGTACGGATTCATGCGGCAAAAATTCTTGCCGAACAGGCTTCGTGGAACGAGCAGAACCGCTTGCAGATGGTACGCGCACTGGAAGATGAAAATGCCTTCGTACAACGGGCGGCCGCCGAAGCGCTGGGCTTGCATCCCCAGTTGGCCAATATTCAACCGTTATTTGCATTACGGCAGAAGGTACCTGCGGAAGACCATCATCTGGAGTATGTCGTGCGGCGGGCGTTGATGTTGCAGATTCGTGATTCGCAGGTCTTCAAGCAGTTGGACTGGTCCACATTAAGTTCTTCGCAACGACGCGAATTGGCGCAGCTTTCGCTGGCAGTCCCTACGGAACAGGCGGCCCTGTATTTGATTCAGTATCTGAAATCAGACCAGGTCGATCAGGGGGAATTGCCCGGCTACTTCCGTCACATTGTTCGTTACTTACCAGCGGAAAAAGTGCCTGAGTTAATTCTACTAGCGCGGACCAAACTGGCGAGCAACATCGATCTGCAGGTCGAAATCATTAAAGCCGTTCTGCAGGGATATCGACAGAAGGGACTATCGATCGATGATTCCCTGTCTGACTGGGCGGTCGTACTGACAGGAGAATTATTCAAAGCGATTGACAAGCAGCCTCTGCAGTGGGTGAATTATTCATTAAATGAGAATACCAATGTCAATCCCTGGGCGGTGCAGCAACGTGCGTCTGCGGATGGAGACAAGGCGTCTCCTTTTTTCTGCAGCTTACCCGCGGGAGAACGGTCGACTGGCCGTCTGGTGTCGCAGACGTTTACGATTCCGGCCCAACTGGAATTTTTTATCGCAGGACATGTCGGTTTTCCCAAACAACCAAACAATGGTCTCAATTATGTACAATTGAAGCGATCCACGGATCAGAGTGTGATCAAGCAAGTCACTGCGCCACGCAACGACCTGGCGCAGAAAATCAGCTGGGACCTAAAGGATGTTGCGGGAGAGCAAGGTTATCTGGAGATTGTCGACAGTGATACCGGCAGAGCTTATGCCTGGATGGCTGTCGGGCGTTTTCAACCGGCTGTCGTCGAAGTGCCCCGCATCGGTTTGCAGCAACAGGCCCAACGCATTTCGGCTGCTGCAGAGTTGGCACGCGATTTTCGCATTGGCGCAGCCCGGGAGCCACTGGCGGTGTTATTGTCTGCGGAACGACTTGATCCGAGGGCCCGCAATCATCTGGCACTGGCTTTGATGATGCTGGATGGGACCGATGCATTTCTGCCGCTGTTTCCGCTGCCAACCAGCCGAGAAGCCGTCAGCGGGCAGTTTCAGTCGGCCGTGATCGATGCGGTGATCAAGCAGGACACCGATCAGGTCGATGCATTGCTGAAGCAGGCCTTTAAAACCTATCCGTCTCGCCTGCAGACACAACTGGCGGAGACGCTATCCAGGCAACCGCAGGGAGCCGAACAACTGGTGGCGTATGCAGAGCAGGGTATTGTCTCACCTCAATTGCTGACCGAGCCGGGGATTCAGAATCAGTTGCAGCAGGCGACCGATCCGAAATTCAAAAAACGTCTGCAAAAATTAATCAGTGCGTTGCCGCCTCGTGAGAAAAAGACACAGGAGAATATTGCCACGCATTTGAAATCGCATCCCTCCTTTAAAATCTCGCTTGAAAATGGAAAGACGGTGTTTGAAAAGAACTGTGCCGTCTGTCATCAACTGGCAGGCAAGGGGGCTGTGGTCGGTCCTCAGTTAGACGGGATTGGGAATCGCGGGCTCGAACGGTTGCTGGAAGATGTGCTCGATCCGAACCGGTCAGTGGATATTAACTTCCGCACAACCACGATTCTGACGGATGAAGGACGCCTCTTTTCCGGACTGAAACGCCGGGAAGAGGGGGCCGTGCTGGTGTTCGTCGACAATAAAGGCAAGGAATTTACGATTTCCAAGGATGAGATCGACGAACAGAAACAGTCGCCGCTGTCGTTGATGCCGGCCAATCTCCTGGAAATTCTCTCGCCGCAACAATTGCATGACCTGCTGGCGTATCTGCTGCAAAGTACCAAAAAAACAACTGCAGGTCATTAA
- a CDS encoding CehA/McbA family metallohydrolase, translating to MKLKLFLTALISLAMAGTVIAEESVIVTSKLIHLRNSGDREWATFPETGQKKELSVPFEAKVNQGEGTLLLRQQDVKQTWNVELNGTVLGKLVPDANDQQLLLKVPPKTLKTGKNQLRIYQAGKQTPDDIRVGEIVYFAEPKRDVLSEAEISIEVVDGKSNQPLPCRITIVNSDGTLVATSAESNERQAVRTGVIYLSEGKTRFRLPAGEYLIVAGRGFEYGIDQQKLTVKAGEEKKVQLKINREVDTTGYVSCDTHIHTLTHSGHGDCSMAERMITLAGEQIEFPIATDHNKQIDYEPLSRKLKVRRYFTPVIGNEVTTKWGHFNVFPVQAEGPIPDYKLSSWNEIFDSIYETPNVKVAILNHARDIHSKYRPFDRKNHLSQTGENLDGWRLRANAMEIINSGATQTDFMQLYHDWFGALNRGLFLTPVGCSDSHDVTRYIVGQARTYIQTEDKDPSKIDVSQTIQNFVDGKVLLSYGLFTQIKVNGQYGPGELVPASDDLEVSLTVSGPSWVTADQISLYANGELIRSEKIESKDQGGVKWQGTWKLKQFPHDCHLVAIATGPGVSAPYWPLAKPYQPDSPEYQSHVVGSTGAVWIDADRDGKKTPAYAYAERLVNEHKGDLNALLKSLADYDLAVSLQAASLLRASGKSPFDPELTKLLQNAAKQVQIGFALYGEAWRSSQIARTNN from the coding sequence ATGAAGCTGAAATTATTTCTTACGGCGTTGATCTCTCTGGCGATGGCCGGAACTGTGATAGCAGAAGAGTCTGTGATTGTCACTTCAAAGTTGATTCACCTGCGCAATTCGGGCGATCGTGAGTGGGCTACATTTCCGGAAACGGGCCAGAAGAAAGAGCTGTCTGTTCCGTTTGAGGCGAAAGTGAATCAAGGGGAAGGCACGCTTTTATTACGACAGCAGGATGTGAAACAGACCTGGAATGTCGAACTGAACGGCACTGTTCTTGGCAAACTGGTTCCCGATGCCAACGATCAACAGCTGTTGCTGAAGGTTCCACCCAAAACATTAAAGACAGGAAAGAATCAACTGCGCATCTATCAGGCGGGGAAGCAGACTCCAGATGATATTCGTGTGGGGGAGATCGTTTATTTTGCTGAGCCAAAGCGAGATGTTTTGTCGGAGGCGGAAATTTCGATTGAAGTCGTGGATGGGAAATCCAATCAGCCCCTTCCCTGTCGAATTACAATTGTGAATTCCGACGGGACACTGGTGGCGACGTCGGCAGAGTCGAATGAGCGGCAGGCGGTGCGGACTGGTGTGATCTATCTCAGTGAGGGGAAAACCCGGTTCCGCTTGCCAGCGGGTGAATATCTCATCGTGGCCGGGCGGGGTTTTGAATATGGCATTGATCAACAGAAACTGACTGTGAAGGCAGGCGAAGAGAAGAAGGTTCAGCTCAAGATCAACCGCGAAGTGGACACCACGGGGTATGTGAGTTGTGACACGCACATTCACACGCTGACCCATTCGGGGCACGGCGACTGTTCGATGGCCGAGCGAATGATTACGCTGGCGGGTGAGCAGATTGAGTTTCCGATCGCCACCGATCACAACAAGCAGATCGACTATGAACCGTTATCGCGAAAATTAAAGGTGCGACGTTACTTTACGCCCGTCATTGGAAACGAAGTCACCACAAAGTGGGGCCACTTTAATGTGTTTCCTGTTCAGGCGGAAGGGCCGATTCCCGATTATAAGCTCTCGTCGTGGAACGAAATCTTCGACAGTATCTATGAGACGCCCAACGTCAAAGTGGCGATATTGAATCATGCGCGTGACATTCACTCCAAGTATCGCCCCTTTGACCGCAAGAATCATCTGAGTCAAACCGGCGAGAATCTGGATGGTTGGCGCTTGCGGGCAAACGCGATGGAAATCATCAATTCGGGCGCGACCCAAACCGATTTCATGCAGCTGTATCACGACTGGTTTGGCGCGCTGAACCGGGGTTTGTTCTTGACGCCGGTGGGCTGCAGCGATTCGCATGATGTGACCCGTTATATTGTGGGGCAGGCGCGGACATATATTCAAACAGAAGACAAAGATCCGTCGAAGATTGATGTCAGTCAGACCATTCAAAACTTTGTGGACGGCAAGGTACTGCTCTCTTACGGACTGTTCACACAGATCAAGGTTAACGGCCAATATGGGCCGGGGGAACTGGTGCCTGCCTCCGACGATCTCGAAGTCAGTCTTACCGTTTCGGGACCGTCGTGGGTGACGGCGGATCAGATCAGCCTGTATGCGAACGGGGAACTGATTCGTAGCGAAAAGATCGAGTCCAAAGACCAGGGGGGCGTGAAATGGCAGGGGACCTGGAAGCTCAAGCAGTTTCCTCACGATTGTCATCTGGTGGCGATTGCGACAGGGCCCGGCGTGTCTGCCCCTTATTGGCCGCTTGCGAAACCATATCAACCGGACTCTCCGGAATATCAATCACATGTGGTTGGATCGACGGGCGCGGTCTGGATTGATGCAGACCGCGATGGTAAAAAAACACCCGCGTATGCGTATGCAGAACGACTGGTGAATGAGCACAAAGGGGATCTCAATGCGCTGCTGAAAAGTCTGGCGGACTATGATCTGGCGGTTTCGCTGCAGGCGGCTAGTCTGCTTAGGGCAAGTGGAAAGTCACCCTTCGATCCTGAACTGACAAAATTACTGCAAAACGCCGCAAAGCAGGTTCAGATTGGATTTGCGCTCTATGGGGAAGCGTGGCGTTCCAGCCAGATTGCCCGTACGAACAATTAG
- a CDS encoding sialidase family protein: protein MHRRSLFCLILFYIGCMSACLSSAHAEKQTTQKTPSAPIRVSTVIGGHIHPALCRAANGDLLAVYNENGGGGKELLISRSTDGGLHWSTSKPIPTIKDCSIYPGSLTTLKNGEIVLHWSCYRVEGDRRWRVPQFCTSKDHGITWSPVTEIPLVDLTNYTCLRHPILELDADRWVCPFYDRTVIYHRKTNSVYPFGDGRNHGMVPLVQTADGIFISGAPQASSPVPVGKPGQMVYGLRSTDQGKSWQALNNLPYFGVAGYDLTVLKNGTLVLTSILYGVGRDDEWAFELTLSHDQGKTWDKTNSVIIFNPGRPVKGRGWPRTVQIDAQTLGTLFFDLDPKQDGGPGVFFVRTPLAAFQPSLKD from the coding sequence ATGCATCGCCGCTCTCTCTTCTGCCTGATTCTATTTTACATCGGCTGCATGTCCGCATGCCTCTCCTCTGCCCATGCTGAAAAGCAGACGACGCAAAAAACACCTTCAGCTCCCATTCGTGTCAGCACTGTCATCGGCGGGCACATCCACCCGGCCCTCTGCCGCGCCGCAAACGGCGATCTGCTGGCGGTTTATAATGAAAACGGGGGCGGCGGCAAAGAATTATTGATCTCCCGCTCCACCGATGGCGGCTTGCACTGGTCGACGAGTAAACCGATTCCCACGATTAAAGACTGCTCAATCTATCCCGGTTCACTCACGACTCTCAAGAATGGCGAAATTGTTTTACACTGGTCCTGTTATCGCGTGGAAGGCGATCGCCGCTGGCGCGTGCCGCAGTTTTGCACTTCGAAAGATCATGGCATCACCTGGTCTCCCGTAACAGAAATCCCCCTGGTTGACCTGACAAACTACACCTGCCTGCGGCATCCGATTCTCGAACTCGATGCCGATCGCTGGGTCTGCCCCTTTTACGATCGTACGGTGATTTATCATCGCAAAACCAATTCCGTCTACCCGTTTGGCGATGGTCGTAATCATGGCATGGTGCCGCTCGTGCAGACTGCTGACGGAATATTCATCAGCGGCGCGCCACAAGCCAGTTCCCCTGTTCCCGTCGGCAAGCCGGGACAGATGGTGTATGGCCTGCGCTCGACCGATCAGGGAAAAAGCTGGCAGGCCTTGAACAATCTGCCCTACTTCGGCGTTGCCGGTTATGATTTGACGGTGCTGAAAAACGGAACTCTCGTGCTAACATCCATCCTGTACGGTGTGGGTCGCGATGATGAATGGGCGTTCGAACTGACACTCTCGCATGATCAGGGGAAGACCTGGGACAAAACGAATTCCGTCATCATCTTTAACCCGGGGCGTCCGGTCAAAGGTCGCGGTTGGCCACGCACGGTGCAAATTGACGCGCAGACACTGGGTACACTGTTCTTCGACCTCGATCCCAAACAGGATGGTGGACCCGGCGTCTTTTTTGTGCGCACCCCTCTTGCCGCGTTTCAGCCAAGCTTAAAAGACTAA